From the genome of Papaver somniferum cultivar HN1 chromosome 2, ASM357369v1, whole genome shotgun sequence, one region includes:
- the LOC113350306 gene encoding probable LRR receptor-like serine/threonine-protein kinase At1g53430 isoform X2, whose protein sequence is MENGDLQTALFGDVNLKKSLDWKTRVKICLGIAKGLAFLHFKDQSKPLIIHRYIEPANILLDKNFHPKISGFGGSRLCEGEDTHYTTEVIGTYGYFDPEYFIQGIVNDKTDVYSFGVLILVIFSGKRPIYREKRSESVNLVSFAQELKEKVDLYKLIDEDLNMQYSAEEATMILNLAIMCTSFTGKLRPTMLEVVNILERKTKMKTPRVDPLFSTVVNSEEVISNVKSNSPYKETELTDEGFVSDLDYFSDEIGEASVSSEVAPEVPEENDNIEFIEYGSKHTVRLDETGSLSFRRIEVATKDFSLANKIGQGSTSSVYRGVLPNGKIVAVKQLLMTSDQGKQVFRMK, encoded by the exons ATGGAGAATGGTGACCTTCAAACGGCTTTATTTG GTGATGTGAATTTAAAGAAGAGCCTCGACTGGAAAACCAGAGTTAAGATTTGTCTTGGAATAGCGAAGGGTCTTGCTTTCCTACATTTTAAAGATCAATCGAAACCCCTCATTATCCACAGATATATTGAACCTGCAAATATTTTACTTGATAAGAATTTTCATCCCAAAATATCTGGTTTTGGGGGGTCTAGGCTTTGTGAAGGAGAAGATACACACTACACCACAGAGGTTATCGGAACATA TGGATACTTTGACCCTGAGTATTTTATACAGGGTATCGTAAATGATAAGACCGATGTTTACAGCTTTGGAGTGCTCATACTTGTAATATTTAGTGGAAAGAGACCGATATACAGAGAAAAAAGATCCGAGTCCGTCAACCTAGTGTCATTT GCCCAAGAGttaaaagagaaggttgatctttataaattgattgatgaagACTTGAATATGCAATATTCAGCTGAAGAAGCTACTATGATTTTGAATTTGGCAATTATGTGCACTAGTTTTACTGGTAAATTGAGGCCTACCATGTTGGAAGTTGTTAATATTCTTGAACGAAAAACTAAAATGAAGACTCCTAGAGTCGATCCACTATTTTCAACAGTAGTCAATTCTGAGGAGGTCATCTCTAATGTCAAATCAAACAGCCCCTACAAAGAAACAGAGCTGACAGATGAAGGGTTTGTTTCAGACCTTGATTATTTTTCTGATGAGATTGGGGAGGCATCAGTATCCTCTGAAGTTGCACCAGAGGTGCCAGAAGAAAATGATAACATTGAGTTTATAGAATATGGTTCTAAACACACAGTTAGGCTAGATGAAACTGGAAGTCTCTCTTTCAGACGCATTGAAGTTGCAACTAAAGATTTTAGCCTTGCAAACAAGATCGGACAAGGTTCTACTAGTTCAGTTTAcagg GGTGTGCTTCCAAATGGAAAGATAGTCGCAGTGAAACAACTGCTTATGACATCAGACCAGGGAAAACAAGTTTTCAGAATGAAGTAA